One Candidatus Baltobacteraceae bacterium genomic region harbors:
- a CDS encoding retropepsin-like aspartic protease, whose amino-acid sequence MALDLDVVRAEGAGALRGTSVVGSAAVRGVSTSILRASIAGSAPMDIYEDPSTGAFLRVVVAPAAADSHTVEILKYADIAPGKKAIAAWTVDGARYELTSIVVTPSIALSDLEPPAAKATWTYGDDAVPLTLFRDPVSLTPQIRVNASVNGHSGIFLVGTATPAIVLYDRFAASAGVQNRGQSDFSPFIGNPNDAGYATVRSLQIGNSVLHDVIVEKIVDRSDSRIAGVLGYDFFAGAIVSVDLVKETLHVGDPNSTKVETAPGAFSFPVDLSDGTPAISMPLPEGGYARPSFDTDLAGFIILSQALRDTGKIKASDQTFDGSAQPEGQGGGSGNLGYSATRTIGYTAWDGASTSGPCVLASELHIGPYKYENPPLCFGGRNVFGQDNGLIGLDFLRHFNWTFDYPASQVVLAPNGQ is encoded by the coding sequence GTGGCCCTCGATCTGGATGTGGTTCGTGCCGAAGGAGCGGGCGCGCTGCGCGGCACGAGCGTGGTGGGGAGTGCCGCGGTGCGCGGCGTCTCAACCAGCATATTGCGTGCATCGATAGCCGGATCGGCTCCGATGGATATTTACGAAGATCCATCCACGGGGGCGTTTTTACGAGTCGTCGTGGCTCCAGCCGCCGCGGATAGCCACACCGTCGAAATTCTGAAGTACGCCGATATCGCCCCGGGCAAAAAAGCGATCGCGGCCTGGACCGTTGATGGCGCGCGTTACGAGTTGACGTCGATCGTCGTCACGCCGTCGATAGCCCTCTCCGACCTGGAACCTCCCGCCGCGAAAGCAACGTGGACGTACGGCGATGACGCCGTGCCGTTAACGCTCTTCCGGGACCCCGTCTCCCTAACTCCGCAAATTCGTGTCAATGCGTCGGTTAACGGGCACTCGGGGATATTCTTGGTCGGAACGGCTACGCCGGCCATCGTTTTATACGACCGGTTCGCCGCATCCGCCGGTGTCCAGAACCGAGGACAAAGCGATTTCTCGCCGTTTATCGGCAATCCTAACGACGCGGGCTATGCGACCGTACGATCGCTGCAGATCGGCAATTCGGTCCTGCACGATGTGATCGTGGAGAAGATCGTAGATCGGAGCGACTCGCGGATCGCGGGAGTCTTAGGTTATGATTTTTTCGCCGGCGCGATCGTGAGTGTCGATCTCGTTAAGGAAACGCTGCACGTCGGGGATCCAAACTCTACGAAGGTGGAGACCGCTCCTGGGGCGTTTTCGTTTCCGGTAGACTTGAGCGACGGAACTCCGGCCATCAGCATGCCGTTGCCCGAAGGCGGGTATGCGCGCCCCTCGTTCGATACCGACCTCGCCGGTTTTATCATTCTGTCTCAAGCTCTGCGAGATACCGGCAAGATCAAGGCCTCGGATCAAACCTTCGACGGCTCGGCGCAGCCCGAGGGGCAAGGCGGCGGCAGCGGCAACCTGGGATACTCGGCGACTCGAACCATCGGCTACACCGCATGGGACGGCGCGTCGACAAGCGGACCGTGCGTACTCGCATCAGAGCTGCATATCGGTCCTTACAAATATGAAAACCCACCACTGTGCTTTGGCGGGAGAAACGTCTTCGGTCAAGACAACGGATTGATCGGCCTCGATTTTCTCCGTCATTTTAACTGGACGTTCGACTATCCGGCTTCGCAAGTAGTGCTCGCACCGAACGGTCAATAA
- a CDS encoding DMT family transporter — protein MNAIVLGLLAAAFYGSADFCGGLATRRTSIFSVAVISQGVGFALLLAILPLFPGHATPAAYGWGLLSGVCGGLGLALLYHALSIGKMGVVSPITAVLAAALPVVIGVFRGERLSTFQIVGIGIALIAVVMISLSTEEDGRIEFSTAGVREAIASGIVLGGFYTFLALAGKHAGLYPLVGARIGSVGFLILLALVMRRSMAPRNGTLPLIALAGAIDMTANALYVLATYAGYLSIAAVLTSLYPASTVLLARVVLKERLQIVQKIGVGAALAGVVLIALRT, from the coding sequence GTGAATGCGATCGTTCTCGGCTTACTTGCGGCGGCGTTCTACGGTTCGGCCGATTTCTGCGGCGGGCTCGCGACGCGCCGCACGTCGATCTTTTCCGTCGCCGTTATTTCGCAAGGTGTGGGGTTCGCGCTCTTGCTCGCGATACTGCCGTTGTTTCCAGGGCACGCGACGCCGGCGGCCTACGGGTGGGGTTTGTTGAGCGGAGTGTGCGGTGGGCTTGGGCTCGCGCTGCTCTATCACGCGCTTTCGATCGGGAAAATGGGCGTCGTCTCGCCGATCACCGCGGTTCTTGCCGCTGCGTTGCCGGTCGTTATCGGCGTTTTTCGCGGCGAACGTCTCTCAACGTTTCAGATCGTCGGCATCGGGATCGCGTTAATCGCAGTCGTGATGATCTCACTATCGACTGAAGAAGACGGGCGCATTGAGTTCTCGACGGCCGGCGTACGCGAGGCGATTGCGTCGGGGATCGTGCTCGGCGGCTTCTACACCTTCCTCGCGCTGGCCGGCAAACACGCCGGTCTGTATCCGCTGGTCGGCGCGCGCATCGGGTCGGTCGGTTTCTTGATTCTGCTGGCTCTCGTGATGCGGCGGAGCATGGCTCCGCGCAACGGCACTCTTCCGCTAATCGCGCTGGCGGGCGCTATCGATATGACCGCAAACGCGTTGTACGTGCTTGCGACCTACGCGGGGTATCTTTCCATCGCGGCCGTTTTAACGTCACTCTATCCCGCGAGCACGGTGCTTTTGGCGCGCGTCGTGCTCAAAGAACGCCTGCAGATCGTCCAGAAAATAGGCGTCGGCGCGGCACTCGCGGGCGTCGTCCTTATTGCGTTGCGAACGTAG